From the genome of Papaver somniferum cultivar HN1 chromosome 2, ASM357369v1, whole genome shotgun sequence, one region includes:
- the LOC113352634 gene encoding uncharacterized protein LOC113352634, with protein sequence MDLLVDLVRRMHHQISHSELKRLRSLTIYEVASTKPVAMSSLVLISLPWLLVMPSYCAIIPYWDISVHVVNSEMCLSFPNICRDLINLKMFEDMVHTRLWLGTSQKVNLYWWDDDPNVPEYLVMDEDFDRFWNEAVPNKMGDIELKVFVICVEEEYDAVKMKQSVVTPKKNLGEYSMESPRRSPRLAAKMEKSVQQVGYEQMGTARKLSFVDLLNKVESDGLSCLSQASIGDNMWNVGSSSQPSQVIEDEGRETFNHDYWTMLVKDQTLLPDDYNVQLENLDVDECHPVEEMEPPVLFDSDEDERDYREFGTVYEGEDDDSDEEEVNEKHGGNDAQSNEEEAKEKHGGNDAQSEWFQNFVEEHKVHFEKEEEEPQFPEDEEVEPVDPSMMLFSTRFAKQEDFKRNLRALCVLNETQFLVRSSCSRRVKVICRFHEEYKCPWFVFCSRRKKGGYWSITILEEKHTCVGDPTGRNKSANNYFVCDWVKDRLKTTAGKVIPKPGQIKEDFFTQTNIDIPYQTAWKARNLVIESQYGNYEESLNNVPTFCNMVTKTNDGCVAIYTYAQDDDHFESMTICFAATLQGSKDGCRPVIGLDACHLTGKHGGVLMAATTLDAQSGLVPLGIMVCRAETIENWTMFLQHLAPHITDHKCPITFISDRQKGLHEVVAVVFGKTPHRYCYRHLMVGWETHNKILQV encoded by the exons ATGGATCTGCTAGTGGACCTAGTGAGAAGAATGCACCACCAAATCTCTCACTCAGAGCTCAAGCGTTTAAGATCATTAACGATCTACGAAGTCGCATCCACAAAGCCTGTGGCCATGTCGTCTCTTGTGCTGATATCACTGCCTTGGCTGCTCGTGATGCCGTCTTACTG TGCAATTATACCGTATTGGGATATTAGTGTTCATGTGGTGAATTCTGAAATGTGTCTATCTTTCCCCAACATATGTAGAGACCTGATTAATCTGAAAATGTTTGAGGATATGGTACATACAAGATTATGGCTTGGTACTAGCCAAAAGGTTAATCTGTATTGGTGGGATGATGACCCAAATGTGCCAGAATACTTAGTGATGGATGAAGATTTTGATAGGTTTTGGAATGAGGCTGTACCTAATAAAATGGGAGATATTGAACTTAAAGTGTTTGTAATTTGTGTTGAAGAGGAGTATGATGCAGTTAAGATGAAGCAGTCAGTAGTTACGCCAAAGAAGAATTTGGGTGAATATTCAATGGAGTCACCTAGGAGATCACCTAGACTAGCAGCTAAAATGGAAAAATCAGTTCAACAAGTGGGTTATGAACAAATGGGTACTGCAAGAAAGCTTTCTTTTGTAGATTTGCTGAATAAGGTTGAAAGTGATGGGTTATCATGTTTGAGTCAGGCTAGTATTGGTGACAACATGTGGAATGTTGGGAGTAGCAGTCAGCCTTCACAAGTAATTGAAGATGAAGGAAGAGAAACATTCAATCATGATTATTGGACAATGCTTGTGAAAGACCAAACCTTGTTGCCTGATGATTACAATGTGCAGTTAGAAAATTTAGATGTTGATGAATGTCACCCTGTGGAGGAAATGGAGCCTCCAGTGTTgtttgatagtgatgaagatGAGAGGGATTATAGGGAGTTTGGAACTGTTTATGAAGGTGAAGATGATGACAGTGATGAAGAGGAGGTTAATGAAAAACATGGAGGTAATGATGCTCAATCTAATGAAGAGGaagctaaagaaaaacatggaGGTAATGATGCTCAATCTGAGTGGTTTCAAAACTTTGTAGAAGAACACAAAGTCCACtttgaaaaggaagaagaagaaccacaGTTCCCTGAGGATGAAGaggttgaaccagttgatccaagTATGATGCTGTTTAGTACCAGATTTGCTAAACAGGAAGACTTTAAAAGGAATTTGAGGGCTTTATGTGTCTTGAATGAAACTCAGTTTTTGGTCAGATCTAGTTGTTCCAGGAGAGTGAAGGTTATATGTAGATTTCATGAGGAATATAAATGTCCTTGGTTTGTGTTTTGTTCAAGAAGGAAAAAAGGTGGTTACTGGTCAATTACAATTCTGGAAGAAAAACATACATGTGTTGGTGATCCAACAGGGAGAAATAAGTCTGCAAACAATTATTTTGTTTGTGACTGGGTAAAGGATAGGCTTAAAACCACTGCTGGGAAAGTTATTCCAAAGCCAGGACAAATAAAAGAAGACTTTTTTACTCAAACCAACATTGATATACCATATCAAACAGCATGGAAGGCAAGAAATTTAGTTATAGAATCACAGTATGGGAACTATGAAGAAAGTCTCAACAATGTACCCACTTTCTGTAACATGGTGACCAAAACAAATGATGGTTGTGTGGCTATTTACACATATGCACAAGATGATGATCATTTTGAAAGCATGACAATCTGTTTTGCAGCAACACTTCAAGGATCTAAAGATGGATGTAGACCGGTAATTGGGTTGGATGCTTGCCATCTTACTGGAAAGCATGGTGGTGTGCTAATGGCTGCAACAACACTAGATGCACAAAGTGGTTTAGTACCATTAGGGATTATGGTTTGCAGGGCTGAGACCATAGAGAATTGGACCATGTTTCTCCAACATTTGGCTCCACATATCACTGATCATAAGTGTCCAATTACATTCATATCTGATAGGCAGAAGGGATTACATGAAGTTGTGGCTGTAGTGTTTGGAAAAACTCCTCATAGATATTGTTATAG GCACTtaatggtaggttgggaaacccacaataaaatactgcaagt